The following coding sequences lie in one Populus nigra chromosome 15, ddPopNigr1.1, whole genome shotgun sequence genomic window:
- the LOC133673802 gene encoding protein SODIUM POTASSIUM ROOT DEFECTIVE 2, whose translation MFCRGEALADMGKISLGKVLDCLCFTTPGSSCSCFCINSLDSQDDDFEKKPLIPSDKGRLMRLKDVVADNQTLAFQLKPKMVVLRVSMHCNGCARKVKKHVSKMEGVSSYKVDLESKMVVVIGDIIPFEVLESVSRVKNAELWNSPSS comes from the exons ATGTTTTGTAGAGGAGAAGCTTTGGCAGACATGGGCAAGATCAGTCTTGGCAAGGTGTTGGACTGCCTTTGTTTTACTACTCCAGGCTCAAGTTGCTCTTGTTTCTGCATCAATTCATTGGATAGTCAAGACGATGACTTTGAGAAAAAACCGTTGATACCTAGTGACAAGGGCAGGTTGATGAGGTTGAAAGATGTTGTTGCTGATAACCAAACATTGGCCTTTCAACTGAAGCCCAAG ATGGTAGTGCTACGGGTGTCCATGCACTGCAATGGCTGTGCAAGGAAAGTCAAGAAACATGTTTCAAAGATGGAAG GAGTGAGCTCATACAAAGTAGACCTGGAAAGCAAGATGGTAGTTGTTATTGGAGACATAATTCCCTTTGAAGTGCTGGAGAGTGTCTCAAGGGTAAAAAATGCTGAGCTCTGGAATTCTCCATCCTCATGA